The segment CACGTAGGCAATCGTCGCCGCGTGCTCCTCGGCCACCAGTTTGGCGATGGCAGGATCGGGCTGGACGTAACTCTTGTCCGCGTTCTGGATGCCGCGCGCTTCCACCGTCGTGGCGCTCTTGTCGACGACCCACTGCTTGCCGTCGTGGCGCAGATGCAGGCCGATCACGCCCAGGTGCTTGCCCCACAAATTGGCCATCACGGTCGGCACGCCGTTCACCAGCCCTTTGACCTTGTCGACGCCGGGCAAATTAAACTGCGGCACCGTGCTGGCCGCGTTCGGGAACAGCTGGTGCGAGTGGCCGATCAGCATGGCGTCCACGCCCGGCACTTGCGACAGGTAGTAATTACCGTTTTCCATGGTCGGCGAATACGGGCTGTCATCGAGACCGCCGTGCGAAATGGCCACCACCAGTTCGGCGCCCTTGGCGCGCATCTCGGGGATGAATTTTTCCGCCGTCTCGCGCACGCCCTGCGTGTAGACGCGCCCTTCCAGCCAGCGCTTGTCCCAGGCCATGATGGTAGGCGGCGCAAAGCTGATGATGCCCACCTTCACGCTGCTCGTCACGGGCTTGCCATCGGGACCGGTGGCCGTGATCTGCTTGTCGATGATGTGATATGGCGCAAACAGGGGTTTACCCGTCCTGACGCTGTAGACGTTGGCCAGCACTTGCGGGAACGCGGGGCCGGCGCAGCGCGGTTTGCCGGCGTCGACGCTGTCGACGTCAAACTGGTTGCCCGTCACCTGGCTCAGGAACGCCAGGCCGTAGTTGAATTCGTGGTTGCCGATGCCGCTGCCGTCCACTTTCAGCAAATTCATCGCCTTGTAGATGGCCAGGGTCTGGTCGCAGGCCAGCGGTTTTACCAATGCCTGGTAGTCGGCCAGCGCCGTGCCCTGGATAGTGTCGCCGTTGTCGAGCAACAGATTGTTCGGGAATTGCGCACGTGCCTGGGCGATCAGGGCCGCCGTGCGTTCCAGGCCGATCGACGGCTCCGCCTGCAGCTTGTAGTAATCATAACTGAGCACATTCGCGTGCAAGTCCGTCGTCTCGAGCAGGGCCAGGGTGGCGCTGCTGCCAGCCGGCGGCTGGACCGGTCCGGTGGCGGCGGATGGCAAGGCGCCGCAGCCGGCCAGCAGCAGCGGCAACAGGGCGAGACGGGGAGATTGAAGCATGATGTATTCCTGTGGAAAGACAATATCGCCAGCATCATACGCAGCACGCCAGCCCCTATCAAGGCATAAATATTGTCGCAAATACAGCAAAATGACGATTTTATTGCCCCGGACGCCATCGATTCGGCGCCGTCGGCATCAGAAACGCGCCGCGCTCGCGTATAATTCAGGGTTTGATTTCACCATAGAAGACCAGAACATTATGGAAGCCGAACGCATCAATATCATCTCCGCCCTGCTCAACGACCTGACGGTCCGCGAAGCCGAACTTCGGAGGTATCTTTGACTTCACTGTCAAGTCGGAGAAACTAGAGCAAGTCAACGAAGAACTGGAAGATCCTACCGTCTGGAACGATCCCAAGCGCGCCCAGGACCTCGGTAAAGAGAAGAAGGCGCTGGAAGCCATCGTCTTCACCCTGGCCAAGGCCGATGCCGACCTGCGCGACACCCGCGACCTGTTCGACATGGCCCGCGAAGAAGGCGACGACGACACGCTCGAAGCGATCGAGCAGGACGTGCAGGAAATCCGCAAGGTCATCGAAAGCATGGAATTCCGCCGGATGTTCAACAATCCGATGGACCCGAACAACTGCTTCATCGACATCCAGGCCGGCGCCGGCGGTACGGAAGCCCAGGACTGGGCGTCGATGCTGCTGCGCCAGTACCTGCGCTATTGCGAACGCAAGGGCTTCAAGGTCGAGATCCTCGAGCAGTCCGACGGCGAGGTCGCCGGCATCAAGACGGCCACCCTGAAGGTCGAGGGCGATCACGCCTACGGCTTCCTGCGCACGGAAACGGGCGTGCACCGCCTCGTGCGCAAGTCGCCATTCGACTCGGCCAACGGCCGCCATACCTCGTTTACGTCGCTGTTCGTGTATCCGGAAGTCGACGATTCGATCGAGATCGACGTCAACCCGGCCGATATCCGCGTCGATACCTACCGCGCGTCGGGCGCCGGTGGTCAGCACATCAATAAAACCGACTCCGCCGTCCGCATGACCCACGCGCCGACCGGCATCGTGGTGCAGTGCCAGAACGACCGTTCGCAGCACCGCAACCGCGCCGAAGCGATGGAAATGCTGAAAGCGAAGCTGTACGAGCATGAACTGCGCAAGCGCATGAGCGAGCAGCAAAAGCTGGAAGACTCGAAGACGGACGTGGGCTGGGGTCACCAGATCCGCTCCTACGTGCTGGACCAGTCCCGCATCAAGGACTTGCGCACCGGTTTCGAGACGGGCAATACCAAGGGCGTGCTCGATGGCGACATCGACGACTTCATCTCCGCCTCGCTCAAGCAAGGCGTATAAGGATGAATGCAGCCGCCCCAGCGCAGCGCGCCTTCCTGTTCGACATGGATGGCACGATCGTCGACAACATGGCCTTCCACACGACATCGTGGCTGGCGTTCTTTGAACGCCACGGCCATGCGCTGGATGCGGACGCCTTTTTCCGCGACACGGCGGGACGCCATGGCCGCGAAATCATCGCCAAGTACCTGGGCGAGGACGCCGACCACGTCACCCTGCTCGCTGAAAAGGAAATCGTCTACCGCGAACTGTATGGCCCGCACCTGGCCACGGTCGCCGGCTTCGACGCCCTGACGGCCAGCGCGCGCCACAACAATGTCGCGCTGGTGGTCGGTTCGGCGGCGCCGACGGAAAACATCGATTTCACGCTCGACGGCCTGGACCTGCGCCAGCGTTTCGACGCCATCGTCGGCGCCTCTGACGTGGAACGGGGCAAGCCGCACCCGGACGTTTTCCTGAAGGGTGCGCAGCTGGCCGGCGCGCTGCCGCACAACTGCATCGTCTTTGAAGACGCGCCCCTGGGCGTGGAAGCGGCGCGCCGCGCCGGCATGCGCGCCGTGGTGCTCACCACCACCCTGCCGGCCGAAGCATTTGCCGCCTTCGACAACGTCATTGCCATCGTGCCGGATTTCTCCGCGCTCGACGTCGACGCACTGTTTGCCAGCGTGGCGCCTGCGCTGGCGCCACATCATCAATAATCACCAACGAAGAACACCATGACTACGGATATCCAAGAACAAGCCGCCGCACCCGATGAAAACAAGATCATCGCCGAGCGCCGCGTCAAGCTGGCAGCACTGCGCGAACAAGGCGTCGCCTTCCCAAACGACTTCCGCCCCGAGCACAAGGCGGCCGACCTGCACGCGCAATACGGCGGCAAGACGCGTGAAGAACTGGAAGAAAACCCCGTACACGTGGTGCTGGCCGGCCGCATGATGCTCAAGCGCGAAGCGGGCAAGAAAGCCGCTTTCGCCACCCTGCAGGACGCTTCCGGCCCGAAGGCCGACGGCCGCATCCAGATCTACGCCACCCTGGACCTCACCGGCGAAGCGGCCATGGCCGCCCTGCACCACTATGACCTGGGCGATATCCTGGGCGTGCAAGGCACCCTGTTCAAGACCAAGACGGACGAACTGACCATCAAGGTCACGCAACTGCGTCTGATCACCAAGTCGCTGCGCCCGTTGCCGGACAAATTCCACGGCCTGGCCGACCAGGAAACGAAGTACCGCCAGCGCTACGTCGACCTGATCATGAACGAAGAGACGCGCCGCACCTTCAAGGCCCGCACCGCCGCCATCTCGTCGATCCGCCGCTTCATGGAAAAGAACGAGTTCATGGAAGTGGAAACACCGATGCTGCACACGATCCCTGGCGGCGCGGCGGCAAAACCGTTCATCACGCACCACAATGCGCTGGACATGCAGATGTTCCTGCGTATCGCGCCCGAGCTATACCTGAAGCGCTTGGTGGTAGGCGGCTTCGATCGCGTGTTCGAGATCAACCGCAACTTCCGCAACGAAGGCGTGTCGATCCGTCACAACCCGGAATTCACGATGATGGAATTCTACGCGGCCTACACCGACTACAAATGGCTGATGGACTTCACGGAAGCCGTCATCCGCCAGGCCGCCATCGACGCGCACGGCACCGCCACCCTGACCTACGGCGGCCGCGAACTGGACCTGGCAAAACCGTTCCACCGCCTGACCATCGTCGAAGCGATCAACAAGTACGCGCCTGGCTACACGCCGGAGCAGCTGAACGATGCGGACTTCATCAAGGAAGAGCTGAAGAAATTCGGCGTCAAGCCGTTCGCCACGGCCGGCCTGGGCGCGCTGCAACTGGCGCTGTTCGAAGAAACGGCTGAAGCGCAGCTGTGGGAACCGACCTACATCATCGACTACCCGGTCGAAGTGTCGCCACTGGCGCGCGCTTCCGACACGGTGGCCGGCATCACCGAACGCTTCGAGCTGTTCATGGTGGGCCGCGAAATCGCCAACGGTTTCTCCGAGTTGAACGATGCGGAAGACCAGTCGGCCCGCTTCCTGGCGCAAGTGGCCGCCAAGGACGCCGGCGATGAAGAGGCGATGTTCTACGACGCCGACTACATCCGTGCGCTGGAATACGGCATGCCGCCAGCCGGCGGCTGCGGCATCGGCATCGACCGCCTGATGATGATCATCACGGATTCGCCGAACATCCGCGACGTCCTGCTGTTCCCTCACCTGCGCCGCGAAGAATAATCACGGGCGCAAGCCAATAAAAAGCCGCCTGATTTTGCGATCAGGCGGCTTTTTTATTTGTGCGGGCGGTCGTCAGCCGGCCAGGGTCACGCGCTGGTGGCTGCGGCTGGCCTGCTGGGCCGCCAGCGCCGTGGCCAGCGCGCGCATGCCGTCGTCACCGGTGGCGGCCGGCTGCCCTTCGCCGCGCATGGCGCGCTGGAAGGCGCGCACCGAGCGCACGTACAGGTTTTCATGCTCGACGGGGATGTCGACCTTGCCGCCGTCGCGCGTCAGGCTGATGGTGCCGACGGGGCGCTGCGTCATCACGCCGGTGGCGAAGATGGTGCCCTTGGTGCCGATGATTTCCACGCCGGACAGCGAATATGGCGCGTTGAACGCATCGTGCACCTGCACCAGGGCGCCGTTGTCGAACTCGATGACGGCCATCAGCCCCTCTTCCAGCCCGGCCACCGTCATGCCGCCGCTGGTGGCGCAGGCCGTGACGTGGCGCGGCTCCGAATCGAGCAGGAAGCGCAGGGTGTCGACGTCGTGCACGAACATGTCGAGCGTGACGCCGCCCGATTCGGGCGCATCGAGGCGCCAGCCGCGCAGGTGCTGCGGCAGGTTGTTCGCGTGCAGCACGCGGCCATACAGGGGCTGGCCGATCTCGCCGGCGCGTATCAGTTCGCGCACCTTGCCGTGGCTGGCCGCGTTGCGCAGGTGGTGGTTAATCCCCAGCACCACGCCCGCTTCGGCACAGCCATCGACCATGCGGCGGGCGTCGTCAAGGTTCAGCGCCAGCGGCTTCTCGCACAGCACGTGCTTGCCGGCGCGCGCCGCCTGCAAGGTCTGCACCATGTGCAGCTCGTTGGTGGTGCTGATATATACGGCGTCCGCGCCCGGATGCGCGAGCGCCGCATCAAGGTCCGTGTAGCTGGCGGAGATGCCGAACTGCCCGGCAAAGGCGGCGCCGCGTGCGGCATCGCGGCTGACCACGGCCAGCACTTCGGCGTCGCCCTGCTGGCCGATCGCATCGACCATCCATTCGCGCGCCACGGTGCTGGCACCGACCAGTATCCATCCGATTTTCTTCATTCGATTTTCCCCTTAAAAAGTGTGGCGCAGGCCAAGGTTCCAGGCCTGGTTGCCGGTGCCGTTGTCGGTGGCGTTGCCCACCAAATAAGCGGCGCCATTGCGGTTGTCGATGTGCGCGTAGGCCGCGTACAAGGTGCTGCGCTTCGACAGCGCGTAGGTGTAGCCGATGCCGATCTGCGTAGCGTCGCCGTTGGCGGCGCGCCGGTCGTCGCGCCGCACGTACGAGAACAGGACACGGTGCGGCCCGACAGGCACGGTGGCGCCCAGCATCAGGTCCGCGCTGTCGACCGTCGTGGCGGCGCCCGCCGTGCTCTTGCTGACGGCAACGGCGCCATGCGCCTTGACGACGCCGAAGTCCCAGGTGGCGCCCAGTACCGTGTTCCTCGCCCTGCCCGTCGCCAGCGCGCTTGATAGCGTATTGGCGTCCTGGTGCGCCATGCGCACGTACAGCGGCCCGCTGGCATAGGTGGCCGCCGCGCCCATGTAGCGTCTGGCCGACGCGTCGCCCGGCACTTCGCCAAAGCCGTACGCCAGTTCGCCGGAAAGGCCGCCACGCACGGGCGAGCTGTAGGTGATGCTGTTGTCGACCCGGCTGATGTAGCCGGCCGTGAAAACGTTGCTCATCCTGCCCGCAAAACCCAGGTAAAACGGGTCCAGCGCCCCCAGGCTGCTGTCGATGAAGGTGTACTGGCGGCCCAGGCGCAGCGTGCCCGCCGCGCCGGCGAGGCCGACGAAGGCCTGGCGTCCGAACAGCAGGCCGCCCTGGGCCGAAGCGCCCGTGTCGGCCAGGATGCCCGCGTCCATTGTGAATATCGCCGTCGTGCCGCCGCCCAGGTCTTCACTGCCCTTGAAACCGAGCCGCGAACCGTTGGCGATGCCGCTCGTCAGCTTGAGCACCCTGCCGCCGGGGCCGCCGTTCTCGGACACCACGCCCAGGTCCGCGATGCCGTACATGGCCACGTTCGACTGCGCGCTACACAGGCCGCCGCAAGCGCCTGCGCCGATGATCATTGCCCTTGCTACCTTGTTCTTCATTTCTTTCCCTGTCTGTTTTTATGGATGCTGCTCTTAGCCGACCAGGTGGCGCGGACGCTCGCCGCGCAGGCCGGCCAGCAGGTTGTCCACGGCCTGCTGCGCCATGGCGTAGCGCGTTTCGTGCGTGGCCGAGCCGATGTGCGGCAGCGCCACCACGTTGGCCATGTGCGGCAGCGGATTGTCCGGCGCCAGCGGTTCGCGCTCGAACACGTCCAGGCCGGCGCCGTGGATGACGCCCTGCCGCAGCGCCTCGATCAGCGCCGCCTCGTCGACGATGCGCCCGCGCGAACCGTTGATGAAGATGGCGCCGGGGCGCATCAGCGCGAATTCGCGCCGGCCCATCATGCGTTCCGTCTGCGCCGTCAGCGGCAGCACCACGCAGACGAAATCGGAGCCCGCCAGCAGCTCGTCGAGCGCCACCTGGCGCGCGCCCAGCGCCGCTTCCACCTCGGGCACCGCTTCGCCGTTCACGTACAGCACCTGCATGCCGAAGCCCAGCGCGGCGCGGCGGGCGACGGCGCGGCCGATGCGGCCCATGCCCAGCATGCCGATGGTCTTGCCGTGCACATTGACGCCGTACTGGCTCTCGCCCACGCTGCGCGTCCAGCGTCCGGCCTTGACGAATTCGGCCAGTTCGACGACTCTCCGCGCGCTGGCGAGGATCAGCGCGAAGATGGTGTCGGCCGTCGTTTCCGTCAGCACGTCCGGCGTATTGGCCAGCAAGATGCCCCGTTCGCGCAGGTAGTCGACGTCGAACTGGTCGACGCCCACGGAAATGGTGGAGATGATGCGCAGGTCCAGGGCCGGGTCCAGCAATTCGCGGTCCAGGCGCACGCTGGCGCCCAGCAGACCGTGCGCGCCGCGGATGGCGGCGGCGAACGCGGCGCGGTTGCCCGCGTCGATCGCTTCGAAGTACGTCACCTCGCATTCGGCGCGCAGGCGCGCCAACAGCGGCTCGGCCAGCTTTTTATAGACAACGACATGTTTTTTCACGAGTATTTCCCCTGTTCGGTTCAAGATGGGTCCAGCGCGTCGAGCTGGGCGCGGGTGGGCAAGCCTTCCATGTCTCCGGCCACCTGGATGGCGAAGGCGCCGACCCGGTTGCCGCGCCCTACCGCCTGCGCCAGCGGCAAGCCTTCCAGCAAGGCGCTGACCAGGCCGGCCGCGAAGCCGTCGCCGGCGCCCACCGTGTCGACCACCTTGGCCACGCGCTCGCCCGCCACCATGCCGCTGTCGCCATCGGCCGTGCGGTAATAGGCGCCCTCGGCGCCCAGCTTGATGACCACCAGGCGCGCGCCCTGCTGCAGATAAAAGCCGGCGACGTCGTGCGGCAGGTCGTGGCCGGTGAGGATTTTTCCTTCCCCCAGGCCGGGCAGCACCCAGTCGGCCTTGGCGGCCAGGCGGTTGATCTGCTCGACCATGACGGCCTGTGACGGCCACAGCGAGGGCCGCAGGTTCGGATCGAACGACACGGTGCGGCCGTTGGCACGCATGAAATCGAGCGCCTGGCCGGCGAACGCCAGGCTGCTCCCGGACAGCGCCGCGGCCACGCCCGTGGCGTGCAAATGGCGCGCGGACAGGAAATAGGCGGGGTCGAAGTGCTCGGGCGCCAGCCGGCTGGCGGCGGAACCCTTGCGGAAGTATTCGACCAGCGGGTCGGCACCGTTCTCGGCCTTTTCCTTGAGCAGGAAGCCGCTGGACTGGCCGGCGACGGCGACGACCCGGCTGCAATCGACGCCCTCGGCCTGCACGCTGGCGCGGATGAAGCGGCCGAACGAGTCGTCGCCCACGCGGCTCAGCCAGCCGACTTTCAAACCCAGGCGCGCCAGGCCGATGGCGACATTCGTCTCGGCGCCGGCCAGGCGGCGCGTAAAGTGCGCCACGGCGGCCAGGTCGCCCGTTTGCTCGGCAACGAACATCGCCATCGCCTCGCCATAGGTAACAACGTCGAGCTTCATCATGCGGCCTCCAGTATCTGAATGTAGCGGCCCGTTTCGGCCACCAGGTCGACGCCCTCGAGCGGGAATTCGATGGCCCGCTGCACGCCCGGCGCAAAGTGCGCAAAGACGGCGCGCCAGGCGGGATCGGCGTCGGAGACGGCGCAGGCGGACAGCCGGCCCCCGTCATCAAGAACCGCCTTGCAATGCACATAGCGCACGTACGGCGCCAGCAGGCGCGCCGCCTGCTGCGCGTCCTCGCCCACCCAGCGCCAGTTGCCGATGTCGAAGGTCAGCCCCACGGGCAGCCCGAGCTCGCGCGCCGCCGCCAGGAAGCGCGCCATCGTCGCCAGTTTGCCGCCGTGGGCCGTCTGGTCGTTTTCCACCAGCAGCGCCACGGGTGCGGCCTCCAGCTGCGCCTTCAAGGCCGGCAAGTCCGGCACGGGCGGGTAATGGCCCAGCGACACCTTCAGGTAGCGCGCGCCCAGGCGCGCCGCCTCGTCCAGCATTTGCCGCAGCA is part of the Janthinobacterium sp. 67 genome and harbors:
- a CDS encoding sugar phosphate isomerase/epimerase family protein — its product is MSPVLVAASAYGASRVRQLGQSHFIDVVADAGGAGIEIRRELFTSDVPDLARMGAAVAARGLYCVYSTPIELWDAHGQLQQELLRQMLDEAARLGARYLKVSLGHYPPVPDLPALKAQLEAAPVALLVENDQTAHGGKLATMARFLAAARELGLPVGLTFDIGNWRWVGEDAQQAARLLAPYVRYVHCKAVLDDGGRLSACAVSDADPAWRAVFAHFAPGVQRAIEFPLEGVDLVAETGRYIQILEAA
- a CDS encoding Gfo/Idh/MocA family protein, encoding MKKIGWILVGASTVAREWMVDAIGQQGDAEVLAVVSRDAARGAAFAGQFGISASYTDLDAALAHPGADAVYISTTNELHMVQTLQAARAGKHVLCEKPLALNLDDARRMVDGCAEAGVVLGINHHLRNAASHGKVRELIRAGEIGQPLYGRVLHANNLPQHLRGWRLDAPESGGVTLDMFVHDVDTLRFLLDSEPRHVTACATSGGMTVAGLEEGLMAVIEFDNGALVQVHDAFNAPYSLSGVEIIGTKGTIFATGVMTQRPVGTISLTRDGGKVDIPVEHENLYVRSVRAFQRAMRGEGQPAATGDDGMRALATALAAQQASRSHQRVTLAG
- a CDS encoding HAD family hydrolase — its product is MNAAAPAQRAFLFDMDGTIVDNMAFHTTSWLAFFERHGHALDADAFFRDTAGRHGREIIAKYLGEDADHVTLLAEKEIVYRELYGPHLATVAGFDALTASARHNNVALVVGSAAPTENIDFTLDGLDLRQRFDAIVGASDVERGKPHPDVFLKGAQLAGALPHNCIVFEDAPLGVEAARRAGMRAVVLTTTLPAEAFAAFDNVIAIVPDFSALDVDALFASVAPALAPHHQ
- a CDS encoding bifunctional 2',3'-cyclic-nucleotide 2'-phosphodiesterase/3'-nucleotidase; this encodes MLQSPRLALLPLLLAGCGALPSAATGPVQPPAGSSATLALLETTDLHANVLSYDYYKLQAEPSIGLERTAALIAQARAQFPNNLLLDNGDTIQGTALADYQALVKPLACDQTLAIYKAMNLLKVDGSGIGNHEFNYGLAFLSQVTGNQFDVDSVDAGKPRCAGPAFPQVLANVYSVRTGKPLFAPYHIIDKQITATGPDGKPVTSSVKVGIISFAPPTIMAWDKRWLEGRVYTQGVRETAEKFIPEMRAKGAELVVAISHGGLDDSPYSPTMENGNYYLSQVPGVDAMLIGHSHQLFPNAASTVPQFNLPGVDKVKGLVNGVPTVMANLWGKHLGVIGLHLRHDGKQWVVDKSATTVEARGIQNADKSYVQPDPAIAKLVAEEHAATIAYVQTPVGATDFRMSTYFADVGDVSAIEVVNQAQSSYLAAYVKANLPQYAHLPVLSMSSPFKSGSAGVSDYTDVKAGNVALNNAADLYLYPNALYGVKMNGADLKAWLEQSAQRFNTIDPNRLEAQELVNTAHPSYNFDAITSADVRYQIDVTQQPGQRIQALTYKGKPVDASQEFLIATNNYRASGGGNFPGLDGSKTVVASPDNNRELLIAYVTQEKNLTRAKNGSARSWRFAKAVTKGPVVFHSAPGVIDLAKAAGIDNVTQLKPDDGAGKGFALYQLDLSK
- the lysS gene encoding lysine--tRNA ligase — encoded protein: MTTDIQEQAAAPDENKIIAERRVKLAALREQGVAFPNDFRPEHKAADLHAQYGGKTREELEENPVHVVLAGRMMLKREAGKKAAFATLQDASGPKADGRIQIYATLDLTGEAAMAALHHYDLGDILGVQGTLFKTKTDELTIKVTQLRLITKSLRPLPDKFHGLADQETKYRQRYVDLIMNEETRRTFKARTAAISSIRRFMEKNEFMEVETPMLHTIPGGAAAKPFITHHNALDMQMFLRIAPELYLKRLVVGGFDRVFEINRNFRNEGVSIRHNPEFTMMEFYAAYTDYKWLMDFTEAVIRQAAIDAHGTATLTYGGRELDLAKPFHRLTIVEAINKYAPGYTPEQLNDADFIKEELKKFGVKPFATAGLGALQLALFEETAEAQLWEPTYIIDYPVEVSPLARASDTVAGITERFELFMVGREIANGFSELNDAEDQSARFLAQVAAKDAGDEEAMFYDADYIRALEYGMPPAGGCGIGIDRLMMIITDSPNIRDVLLFPHLRREE
- a CDS encoding sugar kinase codes for the protein MMKLDVVTYGEAMAMFVAEQTGDLAAVAHFTRRLAGAETNVAIGLARLGLKVGWLSRVGDDSFGRFIRASVQAEGVDCSRVVAVAGQSSGFLLKEKAENGADPLVEYFRKGSAASRLAPEHFDPAYFLSARHLHATGVAAALSGSSLAFAGQALDFMRANGRTVSFDPNLRPSLWPSQAVMVEQINRLAAKADWVLPGLGEGKILTGHDLPHDVAGFYLQQGARLVVIKLGAEGAYYRTADGDSGMVAGERVAKVVDTVGAGDGFAAGLVSALLEGLPLAQAVGRGNRVGAFAIQVAGDMEGLPTRAQLDALDPS
- a CDS encoding 2-hydroxyacid dehydrogenase — translated: MKKHVVVYKKLAEPLLARLRAECEVTYFEAIDAGNRAAFAAAIRGAHGLLGASVRLDRELLDPALDLRIISTISVGVDQFDVDYLRERGILLANTPDVLTETTADTIFALILASARRVVELAEFVKAGRWTRSVGESQYGVNVHGKTIGMLGMGRIGRAVARRAALGFGMQVLYVNGEAVPEVEAALGARQVALDELLAGSDFVCVVLPLTAQTERMMGRREFALMRPGAIFINGSRGRIVDEAALIEALRQGVIHGAGLDVFEREPLAPDNPLPHMANVVALPHIGSATHETRYAMAQQAVDNLLAGLRGERPRHLVG
- the prfB gene encoding peptide chain release factor 2 (programmed frameshift); this translates as MEAERINIISALLNDLTVREAELRRYLDFTVKSEKLEQVNEELEDPTVWNDPKRAQDLGKEKKALEAIVFTLAKADADLRDTRDLFDMAREEGDDDTLEAIEQDVQEIRKVIESMEFRRMFNNPMDPNNCFIDIQAGAGGTEAQDWASMLLRQYLRYCERKGFKVEILEQSDGEVAGIKTATLKVEGDHAYGFLRTETGVHRLVRKSPFDSANGRHTSFTSLFVYPEVDDSIEIDVNPADIRVDTYRASGAGGQHINKTDSAVRMTHAPTGIVVQCQNDRSQHRNRAEAMEMLKAKLYEHELRKRMSEQQKLEDSKTDVGWGHQIRSYVLDQSRIKDLRTGFETGNTKGVLDGDIDDFISASLKQGV
- a CDS encoding porin, which translates into the protein MIIGAGACGGLCSAQSNVAMYGIADLGVVSENGGPGGRVLKLTSGIANGSRLGFKGSEDLGGGTTAIFTMDAGILADTGASAQGGLLFGRQAFVGLAGAAGTLRLGRQYTFIDSSLGALDPFYLGFAGRMSNVFTAGYISRVDNSITYSSPVRGGLSGELAYGFGEVPGDASARRYMGAAATYASGPLYVRMAHQDANTLSSALATGRARNTVLGATWDFGVVKAHGAVAVSKSTAGAATTVDSADLMLGATVPVGPHRVLFSYVRRDDRRAANGDATQIGIGYTYALSKRSTLYAAYAHIDNRNGAAYLVGNATDNGTGNQAWNLGLRHTF